In Ornithodoros turicata isolate Travis chromosome 1, ASM3712646v1, whole genome shotgun sequence, the DNA window GTGTATTCAGTGTAAGAGACATCCCTGCTAAGGAAACATATCCATAAGGCCTTAACAATGGGGCACGTGTATCTCGAAGTCTTTGCAACTTATGTATTCTTCACATGTTAAATATATACCTCTGGTGTGCCACGTTCCCTCACAAGACCAAGTTCCTGTCCTTCAACATCCCGCTTTATTGCAAAAACTCTTCCATGTGGTAGCCTGTGAACCACAAACTCCACCTGAAAATGATATTTAGTATAATGCATGGAAACAGATAGTCTGGGAATATTGACAGATTGGGGCATGAGTAGAACCTCAACAATGACAGAAAGACTTGTGTGACTTGGGGGTTCTGTGCAACTACTTGGCATGACACTGACCGTGACTCCTTGACTTTTGATGACCCTAACTACATCTTGCACGGTGGTGACTCGAGCACCTGCAACACTCCGCAGCCGGTCACCAACGTGAAATACGTTATGCAAGAGTGGGTGGTCCTTCTGGTTCCAACCTGCTATCCTAAAAGGAAAATTTACAAGTTGGATGAAGGCTGCCTATACGGGCACAAAATTTGACTGCCACTATACTTTGCGTCCTGGTTCACAAGCCTGCTGTATACTTGCGGACATGGAATTAAGTGCAACCAACACAGCAAAAGTTATTACTCAACAATAATTGGGACGTTTCCTACGTTACAGTGTTTTGGTTATAGGTAAAAAAACGCACACTGGCACTTCAACATTAAAAACAAGTCAAAGCTTGACGTTTTGGGAACAGTACTGCTCCCATCATCAGAAACAAGTGTCCTGGCTGAGTTGCTCATTGACTCCCATGACTAACCATGACTCCCCCGGCCTTTGGACTATATTCGTTACAGTGTTTGTACAACTGAAAATGAATATGCTGCACAAAACTTACCATACTGCTCCGAAGCACTCCACAAACGCCACAGCATGAAGGCAGTCCCTCTTCCTTACGATTAGGCGAACTCCGTAATCATGCTCAATTTCTTTACGCAAACACAGAACTTGTGCTTCCTTCAGTGTCAGTGCCTGACCACTTTCCTCTGGCTGCATTGAAGAACCATGGTGCAATTAATTACCTATGTAGCATGAACATGCTCCTTgcacagacgtgaacagatggataGCAAAAATGCAGGGCAGGGAGGTAttgtgtgtgtcctgggccaacttcaggggtcTACAGACACGTATCACTGATCAAAGTAATTTGTGTTCAGCCCAGTGGTGGATCTGGagaggagggagggaggggggggggggtcgatcCTCCCCATAACTGAGGGTCTGGAGCTTACAAAACATTTGGAAAACCATGTCATAACATGTGACTAGCACAAACACCAGAAGCCGGTGTTTGCAGGACCGGCCAGTCGGACAAGCAAGCGGCACATAACTACGTTCGCAGCTATTAAATTATATTTTCTGCTCTTTACGGCACTGAAACTTCGAGCTCATTGGAATTTCCAGAAGCATTTACCAGGCGTGCCTCTTGCCCTGTGCTGGTAGGAATTTGTGGAGGAGCCCCCGCTGCAGAAGTAGATGTGGCTGCAGCTGCGTTCCCTGTAGGTACATCCCTCGCAGCACTGCAAGCTTGCTCACTTGGAATGTTTGAAGGGCCCGGCCTTGCGTTCAAGTAAGAATTTGGCATCGATGGTGCCGTGAAAGAGAGTCTTTTGTTCCTACAAGTCTCTAACAGGGCGTGTAACGGCCTGGATGGTGAAGACCACGAGTTGACTCTCGTAACAGAGACAAGGGGGCGAAAAAGGGGCTCATAAACACCATTTTCCCTGTCTGGCACTTCCGGAGCAGGAGAGCTGTGTGCACTAGTTGATGAGGCCGAACCAGAATCTAAACTTGCGCTACGCTGGTAGCCGTGCCGAGCTTCAGTTGGAGGAAGGCTGGCACTGTCAAAAGTGAAGACaggcgtcgaagatgagcttgcGCTTCTTGGAGGCAGCGGAGGGGGTGTGGGCCCGGGTGCGAGTGCAGGCACAGATGGCAGTGGTGAATTGGGGTCACGAGCAGTACTAGCTTCCTCTGATGCTCCTTAAAAGTAAACAATGAAGATGTAAGAACTACGACACACCGGTACTAATCAGCCTTCATAGAATGCTGGATTATTATAAATCTCAGGTATGAAGACATTCTTTTCAGTTATTCATGCTTAGGTGGACAAATCTGTTACTTAATTTCCTATTACCTGCGGATGATTGAACAAGAATCTACCGGTAGCTTTCACAATTTATGCGTCTCTTTTGTAGCCCTGTTGCATAAGCATCTTTTTATGTTGCACTGGAGCATTGAATTTCCTCTTCTCCATACAGGAAACACTGAGCAAATTTACATCTGGCAAGTAGTTGTGTTGTGTCTATGTGCCTTTGTTTATTAGAACCACAAATGCTTATTATTCGATATTGGAAGATAAGTGTTACATTATGTTGAAATATTTCATCAATAGCTCATGCAACCTTGGGACATTGTCTTACAGATATTTATCAAAAGTCAAAATGTACatcagcattttatgtttggtGGGGGGCTACATCAAGATCAGCAGCGCAACACTAGCTTGCTGCTAGTAATCCAAATCTAAGGCTAAATAAGTGACCTATCAAGTTATATGCCACGTTACACCTTGCTCATTTCTTGATATGTCACTCCAGCAGAAGCATAAAAATTAGCTCAATAAGGACTCAGAACAGTTTGGGCGCACCTTCGTTTGTACTGTTGCTCCTCGAGCCTAGGTGGACTTCTTGTGAAGGTTGCATAGGTACAGGATCTCCACTGTATACATTGTCCTTTGGCTAAGACAGCATACAATAGGACATTATATATTTTTGTGTGTATATCAAAATATGCAATATGTCAAAAACAACACGAGTGCTTCTCAGCAAAAACTGAATCTAAATGTCAATTGTGCGAGTAATATTTACACTCACCTCAAGAATACCAAGGTCCCGCAGTTTTGTGCGTATTGTGTCTATCCACTCTACCATTGCCTCCCtatatgagagagagagagaagcaatGGTGTTTGTAAACACTGCTGTCTATTTTCTTAGTTGTATGGTTCATTATGTGGGAGGACACTGATCTTCATACCTCGATGGGGCCACAAGACGAACAACATGAGACACCAAAGTGATGGCAAACTCAAAGTGCTCATCCTCTGATGCCAGTGATGGTGAAATATGAAGACACTTCGATAGCTCAAATTTGGATAATGGTTCATGGCCAGCGATGTTCCTGCAATTGTCGTAGAACTCCAAAAAGGCATCCTTATCATTATGCAGACAGAATGCAACCCACACCTTCTCTGGTTTCTGAGCctgtcaaaaataaaaataaataaacaacttGTAGTTATTATGCGTGGCTGAAAAAATTCGTGTTAAGAGATAACTAGTCTTGTTACACCACCTTGCACAATGTGAAGCTTTCAGTTCAAATAACGAAGTACCTTTAAAAACTGGCACATTCTTCTTGCTGGAATGTATTTTAGGCAGCCGACTTTATGTATTTCCCGAAGAGGCGAGCCAAACGTGCTCTGATTCCCACCGCCAAGCAATTCCGGGTTTGCCACTGCGTTTGGAATACCTTCCGTCACTGGTGCACCACCTGAGGCAAGCCCATCCATCTCTCTTGTATTGCGGTGACTCATACTTTAAACGAGCTGCCATGGCGAATCCAGCTGCAAAGAAATATGCACAGTGCACCATGAAAGATCTTGTGCGACCAATAAAGTTCCGCGAGTACCCTGCATCAAACGATGTTATCATACCTCTAATACTTCTCTTGACAATTACGAACTACAGCATTGAGTTCCAAACCACATAGGTTTACAAGCGCTTCGTGCTCTACTAGATGAATTCCTATTTCACTGTGGTTTTGCTTGATGCAACTGAGTATTTACCCGATTAACTCATTCACTCGCTATGTCACAAATTTGCGACGTCTGCCAGTTCCGCTATTTGGTTATTCTTATTGCTTGTGAGAGGATCGGATCGGATTGGATGCTAACTACATGCTACATTTCTAGTGTGCTTCGTCGTCATCCGTGGGTTGGGTGAGGGAGGGTGACCCAGTCCACAGCTGATGAACTCGTGCAAGGTTGcgcattttgtgtgtgtttgcgttgttgttgtttcttcacGCCAAGAGCGAAGTTGAATAATCTGTACAAAACTGAGCTGCATGTGCAAAGCGCCGGCGCCGCTTTGTgcttcaacacacacacaaaacaaataaaagaaaaaagaggcaAAGCATGGTCTTCCCGTCTTCCAAATTTTTGGGCAGGCAGATGCGCGCACCTTCCCCGAAAATTGCACGCAGATTACAAAATCCCATCCTCTTGTTTTTGTATTGCGAACTGCTAGGATGAGGTGTCCATCTCCCAACAATTTGTCCCTATTATACCCTGAATCCTAACTATTAATAGAGCTTTCTGGCAATCTGCGTGGTTTTACTGGTTTTGTTTTACCACGAGTTCAGTAACGCACAGTGAGCAGCCCGTGTTCGTGCGGCCACTGCGTGCAGACGTGCATGCAGCCGTGCAGCCAAACAACAACGCAGCAGCCACTGGCAGCGGTAGCGCTCCTAACGGTTTTACTGATTTTACTACTTTACGTCCCCGATGcggttgcttgttttgtttacAACCACAAGACTGACACACAAGAAGTCATAAAAAGGATAATAAGCATTTGCTGCTTTTGATactaacaaaaaagaaaaaaaatcacgtgCTTCGCAACACGTCACCCACAATTCCGCGGGGGCCATTGCATTGGTCTTGAAATTTACCCATAACACCCTGCGTTCGATCTTTGTTCTGACGTCATTTTGTCAGATGATGGCGATCGGAGTGTAGCGTTGCGTTCAATCTACAATCGAACGTTCTTTCTATGCTTCTTGCAGTACTGCGGTGAGGAGTCCGTGAATTCAGCAAGACATGGCGATGTCGAGTACCAGTAGCTCTTCGAGAGCTGAGTTCGTTGTGGGAGGAAAGTATAAACTGGTTCGCAAAGTCGGAAGTGGTTCCTTTGGCGATATCTACCTTGGAATCAACATGGTGAATGGAGAGGTTAGTGTAGAATTAGGGTTAACATTAATCTCTCACCCTGCACGGTTTGACAGTTGAGTCCAGCGAACATAAGCGCACTAGAAATTGTCTAGCATGTTTCATGTAAGAACTGACAATACGTTTCTGTGCTAGCATTATGGCGTCGTCTACCTTGTCCTAATGGTGTTTGACCCAGTGATTCTGGTTGCCCATTTTTGACGGATGATCAGCGTAATACATGGTGTCTTGCAGGAAGTTGCTGTGAAGTTGGAATCTACGAAAGCAAGACACCCTCAGCTGTTGTACGAAAGCAAGCTGTACAAAATTCTGCAAGGAAATGAAGGAATTCCACACACCAAGTCAGTTTTTCGATATCATTTGTTGCTTACCAGTTCAAACGAGTCGGGAGGCTGATAGAGATCCCGTTAATTGTGGTTCAGTTTGGAAATGCGTTTTGAGCGCTTTACGTAAGAATGCTCTTGCTTGTGCCCTCGATAGACACTTTGGAACCCTGCATTGTGCTCCGTGACATGCGCGCTGATAGGCAACCACGCTTCTGCTACGTGAAACGCCTGTTTCCTGCCAGTTCTAGTTTTGAATTTATATGCTCAGTGTTGTACGTCATTGCACACTGATCATAGAATTAGTGTGAAAGGCAGGGCATTTCGTTGAACACCTGTCATGCTTTGTTATGCTGTTGCCAGGGGTTTTCAAAGTCGCTGATATCTTGACGTGCTTAATAATGTAGTCGTTTTCATTGTTCATGGTGAAATACTTTTCCTGTCGCACATGTGCCGGCTCTGTATTGAGCGGTGCGCGATACCAGTTTGCAGTAAGTTGTTGGTATAGATCGGAATTAGCTACTGTCTACATCAGAAATTAAAGTAACGTTTCCGTTTTGTCtgctttttcttcgttttgttgtcgttgtttctTGTTCCTTTACTTCCACATTTTGTCTATATTCCCTGGATTGTTTGGCTCCATGGGGCAGTTAGTCAAAACCTCATTGAACTAACCTCCCCAGAATACCAATAGATTCCTTGGGGTTGAATAGTACTGTCGTGGCCACTGTTGACCAATCTACCATTTCCGTGGCCTTGCTCGACTATCGGGGAAAGTTAGTTGCCTTGATGGCAACTAACTGCTCTGAGGCTGAAGcacacagacgaacacaacacaagcctcaagaaTCCTAAGGAtatgaacaattgaaatatggcagctgTCGAAAAACAGTATCATAGTGAGCCACAAGTGAAAATGTGTGCCACTCTAGGAATATGTGAAATTTTGGGATGGTGCATTATACACCGGACTGAGGTGTTCACCATGTTGGGGTCAGCAGATGTAGGGGAGGTGGTGTTTCctctacagtcaaccctcgatttatgaacacccttcgtaaatcgagggattcataaatcgaggtgcaATGTGCGCGGAAGAGAAATGGGCTGAAACACGACAGGAAATTCACTAATTACGtttattttataaaatattgCGTAATTGTGCTCTGTGCCATACATTCGgttgcatttatcctgttcagaAGAGACTATAGATGTCTGGCACTTGACTTGTCCGTATGGTGGTCCTCTAAGTACCACATCGATGACATTGCACCGTAAATGTAACGCACCATCATTTGACAACTGCACTAAGCCACCACCATCAAGCAGCTCGCATAGTATGGGTTCGCAGTCAGCACAGGGGATGCACACCTCTGTTCTCACTCTCTAATTCTTCGAGACGCTGCAGGGCTGCTTGACCTTCATTCTTTGTTCATCTTTATTGACGCGATTCCAGTACTTTCCCGTGCTTTCCCACCTCTGGACGTCCCTGTCGTTCCCTCTCATAAATTGAGGTTAGAACATGAGCGTTTTTGCAGTGCGTTCTCTGAAAATCCGTTCACAGTTCGGATATTGagggttcataaaccgagggagaaAAACGTGGAAAAAGCTTGGTTCCTTGTGACACCGTTCATAAAGAgagggaattcgtaaatcgagggttcataaaacgagggttgactgtatgtgAGTCCTGATCAGTGATGATGGAATGACCCAGAGCGGTGGATGTGCTGGGGAGCTTCTTGGCCGATGGCCTTGCTTCAGGACTGTGTCGATAGAACTGATGAGCCAGTGCGTGGCAGCAAGGCTACATGTCCAATAGATGtaggcataaaaaaaaaaaaaactttaagaAGATCCATCGGTGGATCCTTTGACAATGCGTTAGCATAGGCCCTTGGTTCGTTCTTGTGCATCCTCCTTTCTCTGttgcggtttttttttttttttgttccttcattccttttttctcctttttcttccttttttggcgTTTCGTGGTTCGTGTTTGCGTTCAACCGAAGGAGCTACCATTAGGCGTTTCGAAAGGGTTATGCTGACACGAATGGATGATCTTAAAGTTGTTTGAAGGCTTTCACCACCCTAAGTAACGACCCAGAAGTGTCATGTTTTGTAGGCGTGGGCCACGCTTGATCCTCGGTCAGTCGAGATGGAACCTTTTTGGGGACAGCAGAACGTACAAAGCAGAGAGCGCATATCTAAAGCAAACTGGAAGTCTTTCACATTGTCCCCTACCATGACGACCCACTCCTGAGTAAGCATAATGCAGTACAACGGTTGCCATTTGCCTGTGTGTAATCCCTGGCTGGAGGTATACAGTTATGACATTGACATCTGTGGGAAGGCGTACGGCACAGGGCTCGTTGAATGAATGTTGCTGCGAATCTCTCTGTGAAATGCTGATGCCATCCTTAGTGTAGGTGGCAACTCCGGTGGCGTTTCGGTTTCCAGGACGTTTGGCTCTAGTAATATAGTAGATGCCCTTGATAACTGTTTTCGTTCAAGGGGCTCCTGTGATGATGGTATCTTTTTTCCTGGTCTTTCCTTCTTGTGATGTCTGCGCATTGACACCGCCGTTTTTCCTCTGACACGAGCCTTCTAATTCTTACGCATTAATAACATTTAATCTCGCAATGTGTGGTGGATATCAAAAGGACCAGCATGAGCAGCTGCTCTTCCTGTTCATATACtcattctgttttttttttaaattccgtgttagatgtggatagatggagagaggacaacaggaaggagtttGGGGACAGGGGGTCTGACTCTGTGTTCTActgctttcttttgtttataGTTGCCCTGTTGTGTTAGAAACAATGCTTAAGCTGCTTACTGGAATTTGCGAGAGCTTAGGTGTGGGAACGATTCTTTTTGGTCTGGTTACCTTCAACCAGTTGAACTATACCAGGTTTTTTCTTTTGCAGTTTTTTAGcctttgcagaatttttataacAAAGCTAtagagagcagcatagatgttttttttttgttgagttctacggccatgtggacatcctctcgaagaaagtgtgtaactacaagatgGCTAATTATGTAAATTCATTAACCTTTTCAGGCATAAGCGAGATAggagattgagagactatcctagctGCAAGCCATTTCATGTTTGACatatcctgaaacacgcacgcacGTTAAACTATCCATCcccaaattttgatatgcaaatgagcggGAACACACGGAGTCCAGCGCTCATTTCAAGTCAGAGGACCACGCCATTTGGAGCCATGGAGATGATCGGAGCGGCATCGGAGATGGGATGACGCTCAGCTCGCCAGATAAGCCGCTTTCCGGTCCAGATAAGCTGCTGTTGGCGAGTGTGATTCGCTCCTTGGGCTCTTTTCTTAATTTTTAAATGATAGAATCTTTCAGCGAGGATTATCTCCTGTTCTGTTATCTCGCATTTGCCTGATATTCcccaattaaagagttaattaatgaatttcaggtaattagtcgtctcATAGTTACTCTTTTCCAGAGGATGTTCGCCTGGCTGTACAACTCCACTgcaaaaaacgacatctatgctgcactcgtagctttttataaaaattctgtaaaggctaaaaaaacaccctgtagattgcTTCAGTATGTACTGTGATTCCTCTATAGAAATGCCAAAGCTTTGTGTTTCTGGTACAATTTAAATGGCTATATTGGCTACTTTTGAATTTGTTCACCCAAATACTTGCTGCTGGCTTACATCCACTGCACGTTTAAGGGTAGGAATATTTTTTCAGGTGGTACGGCACTGAAAAAGACTACAATGTGCTAGTCATGGATCTGCTTGGACCCAGCTTAGAGGATC includes these proteins:
- the LOC135377509 gene encoding uncharacterized protein LOC135377509, with protein sequence MSHRNTREMDGLASGGAPVTEGIPNAVANPELLGGGNQSTFGSPLREIHKVGCLKYIPARRMCQFLKAQKPEKVWVAFCLHNDKDAFLEFYDNCRNIAGHEPLSKFELSKCLHISPSLASEDEHFEFAITLVSHVVRLVAPSREAMVEWIDTIRTKLRDLGILEPKDNVYSGDPVPMQPSQEVHLGSRSNSTNEGASEEASTARDPNSPLPSVPALAPGPTPPPLPPRSASSSSTPVFTFDSASLPPTEARHGYQRSASLDSGSASSTSAHSSPAPEVPDRENGVYEPLFRPLVSVTRVNSWSSPSRPLHALLETCRNKRLSFTAPSMPNSYLNARPGPSNIPSEQACSAARDVPTGNAAAATSTSAAGAPPQIPTSTGQEARLPEESGQALTLKEAQVLCLRKEIEHDYGVRLIVRKRDCLHAVAFVECFGAVWIAGWNQKDHPLLHNVFHVGDRLRSVAGARVTTVQDVVRVIKSQGVTVEFVVHRLPHGRVFAIKRDVEGQELGLVRERGTPEIAEVKPGGLAAKHGLPLRATTVDGTSLCNWFLTEVNCRPLNLFFKNHEVQDRLNAVGKDISILVQPSDLVFALKKQLKSLRGYKEFIVQ